CGGCAGGCAGGCGGCGATCAGCGCGCCCGCGGCCAGAAATCGCATCTTGTTCACCAGTGTCTCCTTGATCGTGCTTGTCGTCCGTCGTGCAGGCAGGGCCGACGGCAGGAGGAACTGTAGTGATTCGCGGCGCCTGTTCACTACGTCAAAAGAAACCGACTGCCGATACTTTTTGCTCACGGTTGGCGCTGCGGTGCACAATTTGTGTCAGTCCGTGGGGCGGGGGGGCTGGGGCGCGGAGCATGGGCGGCGGGCGCTGTCGCGTCGCGTCACCGCGGGCGAGGCTCGGGCGTCGACAACAGCAATCCGCCGAGCTTCGCGAGCAGCGCGCCTGCGGTGAGGCGGGACGACGCCCGAGACGTGGTCGGCGCACGAAACGCCGTTTGCGCGGCTGCGTGCGGCGCGCCGCCGTCGAGTCGCGCGTCGCCCGGCGGCAAGCATGCGCCCCGGTAGCACGCGAGCACCTGGCGCACGTATGCCTGCGTTTCCCGATAGGGCGGAATCTGGTCGCGATGCTTGCGGACAGCACCTTCGCCGGCGTTGTACGCGGCGAGCGCGAGCGTCAGGTCGTCGTCGAATTCGCCGAGCAGCCATTTCAGATAGGTCGCGCCGGCGCGCAGATTCGCGTGCGGATCGCGCAGGTCGCGAAAGCCGAAGCGCGCGCCGGTCGCCGGAATCACCTGCATCAGACCGGTCGCGCCCTTCGGCGACACCGCGTTCGCGTCGTAGCCGGACTCGACGCGGATCATCGCGTGCAACAACTTTGCGTCGAGGTCGAACTCGCGGGCGACCGAGGCGACGAGCGTGTCGTAGCGCGTCGATCGCGGCGTGGCGGATGTGTCGGGCGATGCGGCGGCGCGTGTCGCGGCAGGGGCGACGTTCGCGGGCGATGGTGGGTTGGAGGAAGCCAATGCCGAAGCCGAAGCCGAAGCCGATGGCGGCGTCGAAGTTCCCGCCGTTGCATCCGCCTCCGCATCCGCCGTCTCGTCGTCGGACGCAGCCGCGCGCACGGACGTGTGCGCGTCCGCGTCGTCCCGCCCGGCAGGCGGTGCCGTTGCCGTCACGGACGACGGCGCGAATGCCGCGAGCGCCGTCGATCCGGCATCCGCTCGATCCCTTCCGGCCGCCGCCGATTCGTCGACATAAGGCGTCCAGACGAGCGGCGCGGGCGGCTCCTGCGCGTTCGCGCCGCGCGTCGCCGTCAGGCCGGCGATTGCGAACACCGCCGCCCACGCCGCGCGCGATGCGGCCCGCCGCGGCGAACGAAACTCAACGGCCGTTGCCATCGCGTGAAGGATGTGCGTGGTCATCTCGCGAACGGTCATCGTGGTCCTGGTCGCGCTGACCGTCTCGCACGTCGTCTTCGTCGTAGCGCAACTGCATCGCGACGCGCAGGAGGTGCGCGACGGGCTCGAACAGATCGGGCGGAATGCGCTGCCCGACGTCGAGCCGGTTCGCGAGCGCATGCGCGAGCGGCACGTTCTCGACGACGGGCACGCGCTCGCGCTCGGCGAGCGCGACGATGTGCAGCGCCAGCTTGTCGCGGCCGATCTCGATCACCTCGGGCAACGGCGTCTCGCCGCGCCGGTAATAGAGGCACACCGCGACGTGCGTCGGGTTGCGCACGACGACCGTCGATTTCGCGACGTTCGCGGCAAGGCTGCCGCTTTGCACTTCGCGATGGATTTCGCGGCGCTTGTGCTTGATCTCCGGGTTGCCTTCCGAATTCTTGAATTCCTGCTTGATGTCTTCGAGCGACATCATCAGCTGCTTCGTCGTGTTGTAGCGCTGGAACGCGAAGTCGGCGATGCCGAACACGACGTAGAAGCCGACGAGCGCGGCCCACATCCAGTACAGCAATTGCGTGCTGACCGCGAGCCCGCATTCGACGCTGCAAAGCGGCAGGAACTGCAGCGACGGCGCGTACTGGCGGATCAGATAGAAGAAGATCGCGGACAGCACGCCGACCTTGAAGAGCGACTTCGCGAACTCGAACAGGCTCTTCAGCGAGAACATCTGCTTCAGGTTCGCGAGCGGATTGATCTTGTCGAGCGACGGCTTGAGCGCTTCGACGGCGAGCAGCGGCCCGATCTGCGCGATCGCGGCGGCGACCGTCATCGCGATCACGAGCACCGCCATGCCGAGCGTGAAGCGGATCAGCACGGCGCCGAGTGCGCTCGTCCAGCGCGCGGTCGCCGCGGCGAAATCGTCGTTGACGACGGCAATCGACACGTCGACGAGCGCTTCGAACGCCTGCAACAGATGCGCGCCCTCGAACAGGAAATAGCCGAGCAGCACCGCGAGCTGGACGCCGCTCGTGATCTCGACGCTCTTCGCGACCTGACCTTTCTTGCGTGCGTCCGCGAGTTTCTTCGCGGTCGGCTTTTCGGTCTTCTCGCTCATCGCAGCATGCCGGCGAGCCGCGCGATGCGCTCGGGCAGCCGCGCGATTTCGGCAAGCGGCAGCCGGAACGCGAAGCGTGCGCACATGACGAGCAGCAGCAGCGCGAACGCGCTCTTGATCGGCATCGACAGGAAGAACACGTTCAGCTGCTGCGCGGAGCGGTTGACGAGACCGAGCGCCATGTCGACGAGCAGGATCGCCGCGAGCGCCGGCATCGCGAAGCGCAGGCACAGCTCGTACATCAGATGCCACTGCTGCGTGAGGAGCGCGAGCGCGTCGGGACCGAAGCGCAGCGGCGCGCCGGGCGGCAGCGTCACATACGACGCGTAGATCGTTTCGATCAGCGTGTTGAAGCCGCCCGACACGAGAAAGAGCAGCGTGAACACTTGCGAGAACACCATCCCGAACGGCGATGACTGCGCGCCGAGCAGCGGATTGAGCACGCTCGCCATCGACGCGCCGCGCGCCGTGTCGATCAGGAATCCTGCCATGTCGAGCGCCCAGAACGGGATCGCCGCGCAAAAGCCGATCAGCGCGCCGACGCACAGCTCGCCGAGCGCGAGCCACAGGTAGTGCGGCGCGCCGCCGGCCGCGGGCGAGAACGCGGGCCATGCGTCGTGAACCGGCAGCACCGGCAGCGCGATCATCAGCACGAGCGCGTTGCGCACGAGCGAGCCGCCGAGCGTGCCCGGCGTGAAGACCGGCACGATCATCAGCGCGCCGAACGGGCGCAGCATCGCAATCGCGACGATCGGCAGCCAATGGACGAGCGTTTGCATTCCGATGTCTCTACGCTCTCATCCGGCCGATCTGGTCGAAGCTCTGCAGCGTGTAGTTGACGAGCACGTCGCCCATCCAGTGATAGGTCGCGGCGAGCGTGACGGCGACCGCGAGCAGCTTGATCAGGAACTGGATCGTCTGGTCCTGGACCTGCGTGAGCGCCTGCACGAGACTCACCAGGATGCCGACGACCGACGCGACGACGACGACGGGCAGCGACAGCAGCAGCACGAGCCACATCATCTGCGCGGCGAGCTGGGTGATGACGGCTTCGCTCATCGCGGCAGCGCGCGCGGCGTCATGAGAACGACAGCAGAAGCTGGCCGATCAGCTTCTCCCAGCCGTGGATCAGCACGAAGACGAGCAGCTTGAGCGGCAGCGCGATCGTCATCGGCGACACCATCATCATTCCCATCGCGAGCAGCACGTTCGACACGATCAGGTCGATCGCGATGAACGGCAGGAACAGCAGCAGGCCGATCTTGAATGCTTCGATCAACTGACTGACGGTGAACGCGGGCAGCAGCACGATCAGCGAGTCGTCGGGAATCCGGTTGCGGTACGGCTCGGGCCAGGTCCGGTGGCCGACGTCCGCGAAGAAGCGCACCTGGTCCGGCGCGGTGTTGCGCTCGAGAAACGCGCGATACGGCGCGAGGATCGTCTTTTCGACTTGCTGCGTGAAGTCCTTGTCGTCGATCCTGACCGGATGCGCGGCAAGGTTGTCCTGGATCGCGAGCCCGACGGGCGCCATGACGAACATCGTCAGCACGAGCGCGAGCCCGTGCAGCGCGATGTTCGGCGGGATCTGCTGCGTGCCGAGCGCGTTGCGCAGCAGCGCGAACACCACCGACAGCTTGAGGAACGACGTGCCCAGCACCACGAGAAGCGGCAGGATCGACAGCGCGAACAGCACGGCGATCAACTGGAGGGGCTGGTCGAAAAGGTTCATCCACGATTCCGGAAAAGCCGATACGCTGCGCATTATCGGCACGCGGCGCGCACCGACCCATCCGGCCGACACCTGAAGTCACGCCGGCAGCAGATGCTCGATGCGCACCGCGAGGCGTCCGCCGACGTCGAGCAGCGTGCCGCGCGCGAACGGCTTGCCGGCGACTTGCAGCGTGACGAAGCCGTCGGGCTGCGCGGGGCCGTCGAGCACGTCGCCCGCGCGCAGGCTCGCGAGCCGCGCGAGC
This genomic stretch from Burkholderia oklahomensis C6786 harbors:
- the sctT gene encoding type III secretion system export apparatus subunit SctT; protein product: MQTLVHWLPIVAIAMLRPFGALMIVPVFTPGTLGGSLVRNALVLMIALPVLPVHDAWPAFSPAAGGAPHYLWLALGELCVGALIGFCAAIPFWALDMAGFLIDTARGASMASVLNPLLGAQSSPFGMVFSQVFTLLFLVSGGFNTLIETIYASYVTLPPGAPLRFGPDALALLTQQWHLMYELCLRFAMPALAAILLVDMALGLVNRSAQQLNVFFLSMPIKSAFALLLLVMCARFAFRLPLAEIARLPERIARLAGMLR
- a CDS encoding EscU/YscU/HrcU family type III secretion system export apparatus switch protein translates to MSEKTEKPTAKKLADARKKGQVAKSVEITSGVQLAVLLGYFLFEGAHLLQAFEALVDVSIAVVNDDFAAATARWTSALGAVLIRFTLGMAVLVIAMTVAAAIAQIGPLLAVEALKPSLDKINPLANLKQMFSLKSLFEFAKSLFKVGVLSAIFFYLIRQYAPSLQFLPLCSVECGLAVSTQLLYWMWAALVGFYVVFGIADFAFQRYNTTKQLMMSLEDIKQEFKNSEGNPEIKHKRREIHREVQSGSLAANVAKSTVVVRNPTHVAVCLYYRRGETPLPEVIEIGRDKLALHIVALAERERVPVVENVPLAHALANRLDVGQRIPPDLFEPVAHLLRVAMQLRYDEDDVRDGQRDQDHDDRSRDDHAHPSRDGNGR
- a CDS encoding EscS/YscS/HrcS family type III secretion system export apparatus protein; protein product: MSEAVITQLAAQMMWLVLLLSLPVVVVASVVGILVSLVQALTQVQDQTIQFLIKLLAVAVTLAATYHWMGDVLVNYTLQSFDQIGRMRA
- a CDS encoding lytic transglycosylase domain-containing protein gives rise to the protein MFAIAGLTATRGANAQEPPAPLVWTPYVDESAAAGRDRADAGSTALAAFAPSSVTATAPPAGRDDADAHTSVRAAASDDETADAEADATAGTSTPPSASASASALASSNPPSPANVAPAATRAAASPDTSATPRSTRYDTLVASVAREFDLDAKLLHAMIRVESGYDANAVSPKGATGLMQVIPATGARFGFRDLRDPHANLRAGATYLKWLLGEFDDDLTLALAAYNAGEGAVRKHRDQIPPYRETQAYVRQVLACYRGACLPPGDARLDGGAPHAAAQTAFRAPTTSRASSRLTAGALLAKLGGLLLSTPEPRPR
- the sctR gene encoding type III secretion system export apparatus subunit SctR, with translation MNLFDQPLQLIAVLFALSILPLLVVLGTSFLKLSVVFALLRNALGTQQIPPNIALHGLALVLTMFVMAPVGLAIQDNLAAHPVRIDDKDFTQQVEKTILAPYRAFLERNTAPDQVRFFADVGHRTWPEPYRNRIPDDSLIVLLPAFTVSQLIEAFKIGLLLFLPFIAIDLIVSNVLLAMGMMMVSPMTIALPLKLLVFVLIHGWEKLIGQLLLSFS